ATCAAAGCCTGGCTCACAATGCTCACTTGGAGATATAAAGCGGCCATCATTTCTTCGGGACTGTCCCTTATTGGTCTCACACCGAATTTATCCTGCATTGGGCAAAATAGAATGAGCATTTGATAAGTAACTCGAGTATGGTGGAAGCTTGAGTTGGGATAGAATTAGCGACAAGGCATCGAGCTCTTACAGGGAAAAAGTCAGTTTCCTTCATTGCCCAGAAAAATATGACAGTCATCAGTGCCAAATAACCTCCAAGAACAACGCCAGTAGCAAAAATCTCTCTCAGCTTCCAACTATCGGGCACAGGAGATGGCTTTACGCGATCCTTTGAGATTGTCATGATTGTTCCTTGAGAATTTGGTGTTAAAGCACAAAATTAGTACCGGTGTTTATCATTCCATGAAGATAAGAGACCAGCATTGAAAGAAGGTCAtaaatgtttattttggtttgaGTAGCTTCCAAATTTTTGCAAGAGAAAATGCATAGAATCTCACCATCGTTTAGGATTGCAATGATCAAAACCATGAATGGAGAGAAGTCAAACTTCCATATCAAAGCAATGAACAAGAAACCAAACTGCAATAGTTACAACAATCAGGTAAGTCAAAATCATCTATCGATACAttgaaataaaatcataaaagcCACAAAAGTGACATTTCTACTAACCACGATACGGATGGTAATTGACACTGCATATATCtgcaagacaaaaaaaaaaaaaattgaaaattaaaaatctttaCTCAGAGATAAAACTTTGCATCGTGATGGAAATGCTAGAGTAAAGGGACTAACTGTATAGTTCTTCATCCTTTGGAATATAGCTCTGCTTGTGAGCACAGCACTGATGATAACGCTCAAACCTGGTTCGGTGAGGACAATATCAGAAGCACCTCGTGCAGCATCTGTGGCATCAGCAACTGCAATTCCTATATCTGCCTTCTTCAAAGCAGGGGCATCGTTCACACCATCACCAGTCATTCCACAGATGTGCTTCCTCTCTTTCAACTTCTTCACAATTTCATACTTGTGCTCTGTCAAGAGAAAATAAGGGAAAGGCAATGGTGAGAAGCAAGTTTTACTGAGGGAAGAACCTATACAAGGCAGAGGAGACAAATATATTTCAAGTGACCAAAAGGCAAAAACGGCACAAACCAGGAAAGACACCAGCAAATCCATCGGCCTTCTCAATCAACTCTTCCACGGGAAGAGCTGCTATGTTTGCATCCTTGTCTTGGCCAAGTAAGGAAGCAGACGGGTACATATTTGTCCCCATTCCAAGTCTCCGTCCTGTCTCCTTGGCAATGGCAAGTTGATCACCTAGTCGATGAGATAGAAAAATAGGCATTAGAGCCATTAGCAAGACAAATTGTACTGACTGAACTCATCAGGCCAAAGTTCAAGTAGGCTAAGTACCTGTAATCATCTTGACATTAACACCAAGATTAAGAGCTCTACGAATGGTTTCGGCACTGTCATGCCTTGGAGGGTCAAAGAGAGGCAGTAAGCCAACAAACTGCCAAGGGCCACCAGGACTTTCTTTCGTTTTCTCAGGCACTTCCTGTACGATGTAAAGGTGAGTTTTTATCCATTGATAACAAAAATTATTCgagaagataaaaatattatatcaaaGTACCTGTCTGGCGACAGCCAGTGACCGAAGCCCACGTTCGGCAAATTTGTCAATTATAGCGTAAACTTTCTTCCTAAGATCATCCCTCGCATTGCAAAGATTCAAAATCTGCACCAGAAGCCAAAAAGGAAATACAGATTACATTGGACAATTGAAGTTTGAAACAATTTTAACTTACTGAAAACATAGGACTAACAATATTACCTGCTCGGGAGCTCCTTTACTTGCCCGGTGCCAATTTCCAGCAGGATCAACATAGGTCAAAGCTGTTCTCTTATCCACCGGATTGAAAGGGAAGAAGTGAACCTCTCTAATGTCAGCTCTTGCCTTCAAGAACAGATATTATAGCAAACGAAATGTCAGGTTTCAGCTCTTGCATATGTAAAGACAGTACCATCAACCGGCAAACATAATCGGAGGATTCACTCCTTATCTTACCTCCTTTGGATCACCAAGCATGCCAACGATGGCTGCATCAATCGCATCTTGATTTTCTGTCCTTGAAGCCCTGGCGGCCAGCAAGATCACATGTTCCTTCTCCACTCCTTTCGCGAAAACCTCTATCAAATTCTTATCTACGCTCAGCTTGTTGAGAGTCAGCGTCCCGGTCTTATCACTGCAGAGGACGTCCATTCCCGCCATTTCTTCAATGGCAGTCATCCTCTTCGTGATTGCACCCTGTTGAGACAGACGGTGGGACCCAATGGCCATCGTGACAGAGAGAACAGTTGGCATGGCAATGGGGATTCCACCAATCAAAAGGACCAAGAGGTTGTTGATCCCATCCCTGTACTTGCGGTGCTGAATTGGGTACATCACGATAATCTCGACCAACATACCAACTGCAATAGAACAGATGCAGAAGTTCCCGATCGCCGTCAGCACTTTCTGGAAGTGCCCAACATTGTTCGTGCTGTCGACGAGATGTGCTGCTTTGCCAAAGAACGTGTGGACACCAGTGGCAATAACGATGGCCTCAATTTCTCCTTGCTTGCAGGTTGAGCCAGAGAAAACTTCATCCGAGGGATTTTTGGTCACCGGAAGAGATTCTCCTGTAAGGGCAGATTGGTCAATCTTCAACGGGTCACCCTCAAGAAGTCGGGCATCTGCAGGGATAATGTCTCCCAGTTTGATGCTAATAATGTCTCCCGGAACCAACATAGCAGCCTCTTGCTCAGACCATTTGCCGTCCCGGAGCACCTGTAAACAATCACCATGATACATCATAAACAGTCAAATAACTCGAATGGTACGGTATGATACGCCAGGCAGAGGTGCTGTATCAGATTCAACTCCTACAGGCACCACAAAGGACCAGAACCTCTCGAATCATTTATCAAGCCAAGTGCAACCTGGCGCCTATCTATTACCTTAGTTTTTGGGGCGAGACCAGCCATGAGAGCAGCCGCGGCATTACCAGCATTGTTCTCTTCTATGAAACTGATGGTGGAGTTGATCACCAACAAGCAAATAATCCCCACAAAGTCCTGCCAATCCGGAGGCTTTCCTTCGCCGTTAGCAAGCACGATGGCCATCAGAGCGGCGGCTTCCATGACCCATGACAGCGGATTCCACATGAACCCCAGAAACTTGAGAAACTTGCTTTCCTGATCGTTTCACGTCGCCAAGACAAAACATAGTCACACTTCCCGATGCCGAAGCACCTCTCGAATCAAGTAAGCAATGAAAGGAATGGAAAGATCGCATACCTTCTTCTCCTCCAACTTGTTGGGTCCAAAGATCTGAAGCCGGCTCTCCCCTTCCTGGGTGGTCAGGCCGTTTGGCGTGCATTTCAGCTGCTCGAACACTTCTTCGATCGGAATCTTTTCCTGTAACCATCACCGTTACACAGTTGAACGCTCCGGAGTATCACTCAGAATGTCAGCTAAGAGAcactatattttcttttcctaacaGAATTGCATGTTTTGAAACACAATCCCTATTCGCATCATGACTCGACCCTCTTAAATTAATTACAGAGCATGCTATACGGTGGAAATACGTATACTAGGTTGTCGGGAGAATTCTTCGGAGGAAGTTGGAGTTCTTGTCGTgctgaaatattttttttccagagTCAATTCTTTTGTATATTTGTTCCTTTGACTTTTAGCAAGCATTATTTTCTCCCCAAACACCGGCCCAGACAGAACCAATTTCCTGCTAGGCCAGGCCAGGCGTGCGAGCCACGTCAGCATAAAAGCGTTGACGGGGGCCGGGCCGAGCCGTGCGAGGCAGAAAGTGCTCGTGTCGGGTGGGGCCCACCACCCCACCAGGCTCCCTCGTGATCGGCCTGCGGCCCCCGCGCGCCAGGGTTGGCACGGGCGGTGACGCGAAAAATTTCACGAAAGTCACAAAAAGCGCAAACGGTTTCGGAGCAAAAATGGCGGCTCTTCTTTTCTACACGTGAAACGGTTTACTACGTATACGCCCGTGAAATCTAGGTGATGCGCAGGGCTCGTGATGATCAGCTCCTTTATCGTCGAACCACAGTGAttgcacaatctctctctctctctctctctctctctctttctctctccatatGCTATGGGGACTGCCTCTATCAGTCATGTGAAGGCGACCTTGGCTCTGTGCACAGAAGAGGCCAACTGGGTTTTTTCTCATGTCCGATCACCGACTCGCCCGTATTTCCTGTTCTGTGTAACTATTCAATTCGTTCAACCATGCTAAaagagctaaaaaaaaaaaggaataaaaagaaaagacgcACTTCGTACTGATTCATTGGCGTTTCGTTCCTACATGATAAAGGTTTTTCTATGATGCATGTCATCAGCGGAGAGATGGGAATTCATAGCAGGAAAGAGAGGAAACACGGAAAGACAGAAGGAGAGCGAGGAGTAGGAGGAGGAGTAGATGACGTACCAGATCAACAGTCTCGTTCTTGATTTGCTCCAAACTTATGCCCTTGTCGCTGGCCATCTTGGATCGACCCAGAAAGCCAGAAAGACACGGAACACAGAGCGAACGCAACTACAAGTCCGGTCCCGCTGTATATGCGAAACTTTCAGTGTTCTTGCGTGAATCTTAAGTTGAGGATACCCCTGGAGAGTGGGTGAGTTGAGATGAGATTGAGATCATCCAATCCcaatgattctctctctctctctctctctctctctctctctctctctctctctttctctctctgtccctctctctctctctatctccaaTAGGTCAAGAACCAAAGAGAGACACGGGAAGTGACGAGGTTACGCGTGTATGTGGCTCCTCCAAATGGCCCTGCGAAGTCCTCCTTTTATACTCTCCCGGAAGCCCCCTCCCAAAGCTGGTGTAATTATTGAAGATGATGGGGACGATGATGGCACGGTTGAATGACTTTCGTGCTTGGGTTTCCCATGCCTGTTGTAGCCTCCCCCTCACGTACCTTCCCAACAGTGACCGAACTTGTCTCGGTTGGTTAAGTTCGTGCAACCCGGCCATGAAACGTGGCACACGATTCGGACGCAACTCGGGTCTGACTTTGTGTTCAGCATACGCCCTCCCTTTGAACTTTCCTGTGCATTTGAGTCATTGACCGTCCGGGTAGGTTCTGCTTTCCGCACGTTTTAGGTTTTGTTCTCAATTGACTTACTTTTGTCTGGTGAGGATACCTTCCCCTAGGCAAAATTGAGAGACTTTTATAATGCCATACCAAAGACCTCGCGATTCCAATTCATCGAGTTAATGGTTGCCGATTTGGAATGCTGCCCTGCTGGGGGCAATCCAACGGTCCGAGCCCTTGTGACGGCTCGAAAAACTAAGGGGTCTTCCGTTCGAAGTTTTCTATCCAAAAATTGCACAATCTAAATGGTAGTATTAATACGAGGCATCATCTCGGGGAGGGCGAATCAAAAGTCATCATCTACCTTtcaattgagaaattatttcaaatggattACTTCACTTGCTCAAGTCATCCAAAATTTCTAAACTTACATAACATCAGTAtcatgaaacaaaagaaaatataatctCTCCATGTCAATCGAAAAGTCTCTATCTTCCTAACTTTGATGCTAGAGACTTTGGCTAGCAACGCCACATGTCATATCTCTTGGCAACCCTACGCAATCACTGATCTTGCTACCCAATACATTTAGTAGTTAAATATAGGTCCTTTCTATTCAAATTCGATCAATCCATTCGAAGGTGAATTTAAAGCTCTCTATCTGCATTTTAGatccacttcttctttttcttttttcttttttgaaacaCTTGTTCTTCTCAAATCCCTTTGCAAAATGTTGGGGGAAACTTGTCTTAGGCTGAACAAGACTTGCTAATGAAATGGAAAGAAACCGACGACTTGGACGGAATGGGGCCCCTAATTGACGTCTAGGGATGCGGTCGGGATTCCAAACTAGAGGGCGGGGGGAGAAAGGGCAGTCAATCATGGATTGCAACAAACTGTCGGAATTAATAATATGAATTATTGGGCGGACGATCCATAATTGGATAACTCGTCAAGACGCACATGCTTGGaattattttctcaataaagtaaaataaagataCGTAACGAAGGGGAATGGTATAataatcgattttttttcttttaacggAAGAGATCGACTTTGATTTGGGGGCCGCCGGCAGCCAGAAACCTAGGCGATCTTTCTTGAGCTgttgtttaataaaaaaaataaaaataaaaataaataaagaggcGTTTGAAGCGATACTTGCATGCGCCAGATTTATATACCTTGAGATGGATGCATGGAAAAGAATGTAAGCCGCACCCCGGTCATGCAAGCCCAACTCATGTGCATTGGGCGCGAATGACTGCCTACTTCAATGCATGAAGCCATATGGAACATGTGAATATTACGTATAGAGATGATCAGTTCCAAAGTAGATTAGAACTTATCTTGTTAAtaccggttcccaatttttgaaacctaaaaactactatatttttcttgaaactaATTGTGGAAGGTACCTTGTTTTTCTAGTCTGATCCCAGGGTCTATCTGagaatctgtttttcttttgtccatttTTTCTGGTTTCATTTTTTACAGCAAAATAATAAAGTACTAAAACGATTCAAAATGAAGGATGAACAATAAAAATCCCTATCCACCAAAAGCGACAATCCacataaaatgaaaacaaacaACATAGGTAAATTCACAAGAGATTTATATAAAACCTTGGTCTCGAGGttagaaaacaaagaaactagggtttttacttttttttttagcttcatGAAAGCGGTTCTAAAATTGGTCCAGTCAACCCAGTTCTCAAATGAATCTTAACTTGAAACTAAGAGCCGAATGTGTTTTCAAggcaattcaatccaatttccGAATAGAACCGGTTCAATTTCACATCCCTAACCATGTGAGACCCACTAACTCCGATGGCTTGCAGAAGCCGATCCTACATAAAGGTTAGTGGTCTTTTACTGATTTACGGATGTCGACACGACATCATCGTTTAAGAAATATCATACATGTCAATCTTCTCGTTTTATGTCCTCTGTCTAGTATTCCAAATACATAGCAAACCGATAAGACTGTCGCTTATCCATCGACTGTTTCCTAATTCGAGTTACGTGCGTTAACATCAAACCGAATTAGGATATCCGATTGTCTATGAGCCCCGTATCACCCTGTCTCATGTGGCGTGACAGAATTAACTCGATTTCCCCACTCGAAATCGCATGCAAACGAGCAGCCACGTATCGAGATCTTTAAACAGAGTGAATTAAGCTTTACTTAATTAAGGGAATTCTAAGTCCGTCGTCTTACGCGATCCTTATATAAAAACGTCAAGGTGCGTAGGTTTGTGAAATAGAACATCCAACCCCGATGAACGGTATGCCGTGGCGGAGTCAACTTCTGCAATCGATTCATAAATCATTTGAGAAATCCATAACTTGACTTTtgaactttaccaaaaaaaaaacttgacttTTGAAGTGAAATTGTATTTGACAAAGCATATTAATGGATTcggactcaaaaaaaaaaaaaaggacatgtcATATAATTTGGGGCAATATGCATATCGTTCATCATTTAAAATGGTCTACTTGTTTCGTGAaaagatgaataatttgaaaaatatattcgtaAAATTGATCATgtgtatcacttaaaataattaattcataaaaaagtattttcatcaATGGTTTATATCTTAATATTTTAGTGGATGATGAAAAGAATTCGGTCATTTGCTTCCGTAAGCGATGCGatcatttttattaatcatttttcgcgaaatatatatgtataaagaGATTTTGCCTGGAAACTGCGTCAAACCAGCCAGGTCTGGCCTTGACCGTTAGATCCCCTAGAGCGTTGAATCAGCGGTTGAAACAGTGAGTTCGCGTTTGGCAGCAGACAATCCGACGTTGTCAGGCTTAGCGttttgctcttctttcttttttctcttttttttttcttattttaatttttatgtcgTTGACTGCGCAGCCGTTGGCATTACATGAATGCAGTCGAATTTGgtaagttttaaaaattatcgAGGTTGCAATAGAATAATGCCATCGATCGAAAAgggaaatttttcaaaaagcctTCTAAAGCAGGgtccattttcttaaaataatccTCAGAATGAAGCTCGCTTTGAATAAGCTCTAAACCCCTTTTGATCAGTGGCTGCTTATATCTTCGTCGAACGATAAGCACGTTTGTTTCGCATCCCCACTTTCCTAGTCAATGCCAGAGGCATTTTCGTCCCTAATGTTCTGaactcatttttcatttttttccaaatttcccaaatttaaCCAAAATACCCTGAACTTTCAAATAGAGATATTAGACTTTTGATCAAATGAATTAATCTTCACTTGTGAAATCCttacggttttttttttttttttgcaagattGATTGTTCTAAACAAATAAGCAAGTTAATTAAGTTGTATTTTaatgtttaaataatttatacCTAATCTAACGAGTAATTCACATACAGTTGAGATTGGTACTAATATGCTAAATTATAATGATAAATAATGGGAGGCAAAATCAATAGTCTGAAAAATTGTATACATATGATCAATTTTAATACCATGTTGAATTTTTGTGTTGCCATGGTCAGTCACCTAATTCTTAATGAACAAAAACTATTCCACCAGATTGTCAAAATCATGTTCTGACGGATTTTGTGggattaattattctaaaatctTATATTATTAGATAAAGAcgtattttaatattaatatattctAACACATAGATTGATGGATTTTTGGGCTCCCAatacttaaagaaaaaaaaatgcatattatCCCTGAGATGTGTCTTTGTTCGTTAGCTTAAATATAGTGAATACATGAGTAAAGTATGCGCACGTCCATCTCAAGGTCAATGGGGAAGTCCATTCAATTACTCACAAATTCCGTGTCTAAGCCATAATTCAATATTTTATCATGAGGACATGTACTCGTGAGAGGTGGGGATACCTCCGGCCGTCCATAAGTCCCAAGTTTCCAATCGACAACAAAGCGGCCATCCTTTTCTTGCACGTGTCACGAGAGTCTATGCAGCCACATCGGTTGACGTTATGCAcacaaaatttgtaaaatatagCAGCCGTAGGCAACATATGTATGTATTGTGCAATTGTCACAGCACACACGACATCgataattgagaaaaaatattaaactccGTAAACCTAAGAAGAAATCTTGTGGGAATATGCACTGCAGTAAAAATTTACACTTTTAACTAAAGGTACgatgaaatatttaattattttaacacTTTGAAGTGAGGAAATATAATGAGGTGTCGGAAAAATGCTTCTATAAGATTTTAGGTGAAggtatattttaatattatttgttCCGGCGTTTTAGTTTCTTTTACGGAGGAtgtaaatattcttttgaaaattgcgaTTCAACTGTTCTATCATGTTACTGGGAATGgaaaatcttgacaaaaagtATATTTTCGCTGTTGCCACGGTGGGTCCACTATTTCAACGTGGGTAGCCCAATTTGGATTTTGAATTGGGTGACGATCAGACTGGCCAAATACGACCTTCTTGGGGCTGTACGCGTGCGTCGGAAAGGAGGTCTTCCGTTTGAATAGTACAAATCAAACCAGACTTTGAATAATTTCTTCCACGCATAGAAATTCATTAGCAAAAGGAGACACATCCTTTATTATAAAGAGATAATTGGACTTTTGATGCAAGTGCTAAAAGCAGACTTTGATAATTCCTTACAAGTGCTAAAATGAGACTTTGATAATTTCTTCCAAGCATAGAAGTCATTAGAAAATGAGAGACATCAATTCACTCTTATCAAATATTGGACTTTTGATGCAAGCGATACATGGCCAGTAATTCCAATGTACACCCGCgatgtaaaaaatattttacgcAAGTGGTGTCCATTAACCCTAAATTTGAGAGATTTAACCATTCTTTAACTAGTCTACAGTACGTTCGAGAAGTAATTCTATGACTTCTCTCAGATTCGGCAAAAGCTCTCCTCTTTCGATTTAGGTCTAGATCTAAATTTGAGATTTCCTCTCTCAATCTAGATCTAATCTAGGAGTTTCTTAAAGGTGTTTGACCTATAGTTGTGTTGTCTCCGAACAACGATGGTGCTTAGGATGTTGAACCTAGATGTGCATAAGAAGCTGTAATTCTAGAGGGGAAGATCTCGATGTATGCCCATCAcagatgattctggtgattgatcactaattatttttttatgctgTGACAAATCTGGTCTTTTACGGGAACATGCTTATAATTGTAGGCTactgtgcttttttttttttagttcattttgtTTTATAACTCTTTGAGATATGTTTGTTTGGAGGCTTGTTATGTTCCTCTTATGTTTCATCttgataaataaatgaaattttctttcgaataaaaaaacaatgtcTATGTTAACTTTcttgaacatttttaaataagggtttgaaaatgataatgtatttttaaaagatGATTCAATatagacattatttcaaataggCCTTTAAAATGCCGCAACTTCACTCAAATAACGGGCTAAGCTCACTAGCCGACGAGCAGGGGCTACTCACCTAGCATTTTTCTAGCCACAGCCAAGGAAATATTCGTCCAGGGGCTTgctttctgttttctttcttcttttctctctttttcattttgttttcttttatttcttatatttctttcttgataTTCCTCACAACAAATACAACGACACCATGGTTAATGGTTGGAGAAGAGCATTTTGCACCTCTATCCCCAAAGACGATGTTGACTcccaaaataatcaattttttattattatcaacaAATAACAAACTAAGTTGAGACATATAAGTCAGAACAAtcaataacttaaaaaaaaaaaaaaaaaaaatcgacagcttatcaataaaattatcaataagAAACATCAATTATTGACTAGGAAGTATTGACACTCTTCAAAAGTTTTCGTGCCATGTCGGAGTATCCGACACATGTTCGACACTTTCCAATACTCTTTGATACTCTGTCAACACATGTAGAAAATCCAACACTTGGTCAATTCTCCCAACACTCTTTAACATACAAATCCGACATTCCAACATTCAAGTTCAGAATTCCAACACGTAATTCCACTATAtatgagttaattttaaaagatttcaataaatgaggaatcaaaatgtacatatatatctgacaaaaaaatgtaaatatgtaaaataattaaaaataataataaaggactaaaagagaaaaaaaaaaatagtcttctcttcttttctagcTCTCACTTCCCATAACACACAATTAATCCTCcaagttcatttttttctcctctcttctaaTACACTTTGGCACTCAAGTCTAAAATGTAAATTACTCGTTTTttccttcaagttttatggattattggaatgaagttgaatttgtctaattgaaacaataaatgatattaacaaatgatagattaattttttttagtataaatttattctaggctctttttattacttatttatttgtgaatttaaatcaaactaattttattaaaataccataaaaattataaaaatatagatTTAATATACTACGTGTCCCaacatgtcggaattctctattctTTGAAAAGTAATATGATGGTGTATCGTGTCATGTCGTGTTGTGTATCAGTGCTACTTAGATTATTGACACCAACATGTAATTGCTACTACTTTCAGCTTCAACGAACTCCTTTTATATAGAGATCTTCAATCTTTCCGTTGGAGATTGTTTGAATGGGCAAGTAGGATTCTTCTAGCTGCTGTTCTGAAGATAGACCATTCAAGCAGTCCCTTCTCATGAGCATCAGCATGCTTTCCTGAAGTTGTGACATCATTGACACTTCTAACAatagttgtttttatttttctgacaATTTCCAATTCTTCTACCGTGCTCTTCTGGTGACCAACGACTATAATTGATATGCCAACAAACATCCTCAAATGTTTATTATCCCACCATCATGAGTGATTCTATTTTCTCATAAgtgacatcaaaatcatcacTAGCCAATTTTCATGGTTGGTTGATATTGTTTACAAACAAGCCATGCAAGGACATCTTGCAATCTTCTTCTAATGAATCACATCATGAATATCACACACTCCTCAATAATTATCACAAACATTTACATTTTATCATAGCAGATAGCATATTAGGGATAgtttgaaaattatcaaaattcctaGGGATGTTTCTCCAACATAAGGAAGATttgctaaattaaaaaaaaaaatgtcaataacaaaaaatattgcaaCAATATTTATAGAGCCATAGCATTATTAGTTGTattgttttcaagaaaacaattcaAGAAGCAATTCAGTAAGGTAGAGTCAAATTTGCCGATGACAAGAGGGCATATAATGACTCTTGATTATCCAATTTAAAAGAATCGAATGATCATcgattattcaatttttttaaaaggaggaATATGTTGACACCAAAAAATTGACCAACCTTTTGTTATTATCAACAAGCAAAAATATGGAGTCGGTAAAAATAGTTTTGTCAAAACAATCGACAACTTGAAGAGAATTGACAACTCTCCAATAAAATCATCGACAACAAACATTATTTACCAAcgagagctttcaataggaatAAAGTCATAGACACTAGCATATAGCTATCGAATAACGATATTTTCGGATATGtatcttctttttattagtCTTACTAGAAAATAAGAGATTGTGGATAGTGTCACTTTGTGTAACCCCAATAGGattaggaagttatttttttatttgaattcaaaagtTCTAATCATcgataattgaaaagaaatagctcaatttatttataaaaaaaatcaacattctcACAAATCTGTCTTTAGTCTTTACTTTCCTGCAATTTACATGGTTGGCTACAATTGCTTATGTTCTCAATACCATTAGATTTCTTGTCATCTCTTTTACCTAGGAACCAccgtacagccggcagccggcgACGTAAACCCGAGGTGGCACTGCAGGGACTCACCTTC
This genomic stretch from Eucalyptus grandis isolate ANBG69807.140 chromosome 3, ASM1654582v1, whole genome shotgun sequence harbors:
- the LOC104437424 gene encoding plasma membrane ATPase 4, which translates into the protein MASDKGISLEQIKNETVDLEKIPIEEVFEQLKCTPNGLTTQEGESRLQIFGPNKLEEKKESKFLKFLGFMWNPLSWVMEAAALMAIVLANGEGKPPDWQDFVGIICLLVINSTISFIEENNAGNAAAALMAGLAPKTKVLRDGKWSEQEAAMLVPGDIISIKLGDIIPADARLLEGDPLKIDQSALTGESLPVTKNPSDEVFSGSTCKQGEIEAIVIATGVHTFFGKAAHLVDSTNNVGHFQKVLTAIGNFCICSIAVGMLVEIIVMYPIQHRKYRDGINNLLVLLIGGIPIAMPTVLSVTMAIGSHRLSQQGAITKRMTAIEEMAGMDVLCSDKTGTLTLNKLSVDKNLIEVFAKGVEKEHVILLAARASRTENQDAIDAAIVGMLGDPKEARADIREVHFFPFNPVDKRTALTYVDPAGNWHRASKGAPEQILNLCNARDDLRKKVYAIIDKFAERGLRSLAVARQEVPEKTKESPGGPWQFVGLLPLFDPPRHDSAETIRRALNLGVNVKMITGDQLAIAKETGRRLGMGTNMYPSASLLGQDKDANIAALPVEELIEKADGFAGVFPEHKYEIVKKLKERKHICGMTGDGVNDAPALKKADIGIAVADATDAARGASDIVLTEPGLSVIISAVLTSRAIFQRMKNYTIYAVSITIRIVFGFLFIALIWKFDFSPFMVLIIAILNDGTIMTISKDRVKPSPVPDSWKLREIFATGVVLGGYLALMTVIFFWAMKETDFFPDKFGVRPIRDSPEEMMAALYLQVSIVSQALIFVTRSRSWSYVERPGLLLLSAFIIAQLVATLIAVYANWGFAEIKGCGWGWAGAIWVYSIVAYVPLDIIKFAIRYILSGKAWLNLLENKTAFTTKKDYGKEEREAQWALAQRTLHGLQPPETSTIFSDKSSYRELSEIAEQAKRRAEVARLRELQTLKGHVESVVKLKGLDIDTIQQHYTV